A genomic segment from Triticum dicoccoides isolate Atlit2015 ecotype Zavitan chromosome 1A, WEW_v2.0, whole genome shotgun sequence encodes:
- the LOC119357541 gene encoding probable leucine-rich repeat receptor-like protein kinase At1g35710 yields MPSFSTPLLYLCLLLAPCLLLLQEAHAARHGGISLRSQHIALLHWKATLASPPLQMSSWQETTSPCNWTGIMCTAVRHGRRMPWAVTNISLPNAGIRGQLGELNFLALPFLAYIDLQNNSLHGALPASISSLSTLSVLNLPYNQLIGKIPSEIGDLKSLRLLELSFNRFTGHIPASLGNLTMLTDLLIHQNMVSGPIPEEIGRLVNLQNLQLSNSNLSGTIPKTLGNLSQLNNLYLFGNQLSGPIPQELGRLVHLQSLDLSLNDFSGPIPISITNLKKLNTLYLYGNQITGSIPLQLGILLNLKDLDLSNNRISGFIPQDIGNLMNLQFLDLADNQISGSIPRSLGNITKVVKITLSENQITGSIPHEIGNLMNLEALGLYHNQISGSIPKTFGKLQSIQQLQIYDNKLSGSLPREFGELISLVTLELSNNSLSGPLPANVCSGGKLQYIDVSSNMFNGPIPSSLKTCTSLVRIDIQSNKITGDISQHFGVYPQLTKMRLASNRLSGHISPNIGACTQLTVLNLAQNMITGSIPPFLSKLSNLVYLSLDYNHLTGEIPPEICTLNNLYSLNLSSNQLFGSIPTQIEKLRNLGYLDMSGNKLSGLIPEELGACMKLQSLKINNNSFSGSLPGAIGNLAGLQIMLDVSNNNLSGVLPQQLGKLQMLEFLNLSHNQFSGNIPSSLAGMVSLSTLDVSYNELEGQVPTARLLQNASASWFLPNKGLCGNLPDLPPCYSTPVAAHKKRKILGLLLPIVLVMGFGIVAAIVVIIILICKKRNPQESVTAEARDLFSVWNFDGRLAFDDIVRATEDFDDKYITGTGGYGKVYKAQLQDGQLVAVKRLHQTEEELDDERRFHSEMEILSQIRQRSIVKMYGFCSHPAYKFLVYDYIQQGSLHKILENEELAKELDWQKRIALPNDVAQAISYLHHECSPPIIHRDITSNNILLDTTFKAFVSDFGTARILKPDSSNWSALAGTYGYIAPELSYTSVVTEKCDVYSFGIVVLELLMGKHPRDLLDGTLLNGELTILVQDILDQRVTTPTTTEEKSLCLLIKLAFSCLESSPQARPTMREAYQMLIQRPSSSSCPVPFNALTLQQARDAY; encoded by the exons ATGCCATCTTTCTCAACACCATTGTTGTACCTCTGCCTACTGCTGGCGCCGTGCCTTCTTCTCTTGCAAGAAGCACACGCGGCGCGCCATGGAGGGATCTCACTGAGGTCCCAACACATTGCCCTCCTCCACTGGAAAGCTACACTTGCAAGCCCACCGCTGCAGATGAGCTCCTGGCAGGAAACCACCAGCCCCTGCAACTGGACAGGCATCATGTGCACGGCTGTTCGCCATGGCCGCCGCATGCCCTGGGCGGTGACCAACATCTCCCTACCTAATGCTGGCATCCGTGGTCAGCTTGGTGAGCTCAACTTCTTGGCTCTTCCATTCCTTGCATACATTGACCTTCAAAACAACAGTCTCCATGGTGCACTGCCTGCTAGTATCAGCTCCCTGTCAACACTTTCAGTACTTAACCTTCCCTACAACCAGCTCATAGGGAAAATTCCTTCTGAGATTGGTGACCTGAAAAGTCTCAGGCTACTTGAGCTCTCATTTAACAGATTCACAGGACATATCCCTGCGTCTCTGGGTAACCTAACAATGTTAACCGATCTTCTCATTCACCAAAACATGGTATCAGGTCCCATTCCTGAGGAGATTGGAAGACTTGTTAACCTACAAAATTTACAGCTAAGCAACAGCAACTTAAGCGGCACGATACCAAAAACCCTTGGAAACCTGAGCCAACTAAATAATTTGTACCTGTTTGGTAATCAACTTTCCGGACCTATACCCCAAGAACTAGGCAGGCTAGTGCATTTGCAAAGTCTTGATCTTAGTTTAAATGATTTTTCAGGCCCAATTCCAATCTCCATAACCAATCTCAAAAAGTTGAACACACTTTATCTCTATGGAAATCAAATCACAGGTTCAATACCATTACAGTTGGGCATCTTGTTGAATCTCAAAGATTTAGACTTGTCCAATAACAGAATATCTGGCTTTATTCCCCAAGATATTGGCAATCTGATGAATTTGCAGTTTTTAGACTTGGCCGACAACCAAATATCTGGCTCTATTCCTCGTAGCTTAGGAAATATAACCAAGGTAGTAAAAATAACCCTCTCTGAAAATCAGATAACAGGTTCCATTCCCCACGAGATTGGCAATCTCATGAACCTCGAAGCTTTAGGCTTGTATCACAACCAAATTTCGGGATCAATACCAAAAACTTTTGGGAAGTTGCAAAGCATCCAACAACTGCAAATCTATGATAACAAATTATCAGGTTCTCTTCCTCGAGAATTTGGAGAGCTCATCAGCCTTGTTACACTTGAGTTGTCTAACAACTCACTTTCAGGACCTTTACCCGCAAATGTATGTTCAGGTGGCAAACTTCAATATATCGATGTCTCTTCTAATATGTTCAATGGCCCCATTCCAAGCAGTTTGAAGACTTGTACTAGTTTGGTTCGAATTGACATTCAGTCAAACAAAATAACAGGAGATATATCTCAGCATTTTGGTGTGTATCCACAACTCACAAAGATGCGCTTAGCATCGAATAGACTCTCTGGGCACATCTCACCAAATATAGGTGCATGCACCCAACTAACAGTGCTAAATCTAGCACAAAATATGATCACGGGTTCCATACCTCCATTCCTTTCTAAATTGTCCAACCTAGTATACCTATCACTCGATTATAATCATCTCACGGGTGAGATTCCACCAGAAATCTGCACTTTAAATAATCTATATAGCCTGAACTTATCATCGAACCAATTATTTGGGTCAATACCTACACAGATAGAAAAGCTGAGGAATCTAGGATACCTTGATATGTCTGGGAACAAACTGAGTGGATTAATACCCGAGGAACTAGGGGCCTGCATGAAACTACAGTCCTTGAAGATCAACAACAACAGCTTCAGTGGGAGTTTGCCTGGTGCGATTGGAAATTTAGCAGGCCTGCAGATCATGTTAGATGTGAGCAACAATAACCTAAGTGGTGTGTTGCCGCAGCAACTTGGGAAGTTGCAGATGCTAGAATTTCTGAATTTATCACATAATCAGTTCAGTGGCAACATTCCATCCTCCCTTGCAGGCATGGTGAGCCTTTCAACACTTGATGTGTCCTACAACGAGTTGGAAGGGCAGGTCCCAACAGCACGGCTACTCCAAAATGCTTCAGCAAGTTGGTTTCTTCCCAATAAAGGTCTGTGTGGCAACCTCCCTGACCTGCCACCTTGTTATTCAACCCCAGTAGCTGCTCACAAAAagaggaagatacttggtttgctTTTGCCAATTGTTCTTGTGATGGGTTTCGGCATTGTTGCTGCAATTGTTGTCATAATAATACTTATTTGTAAGAAGAGAAATCCACAAGAAAGTGTTACCGCTGAAGCAAGGGACCTATTCTCTGTTTGGAATTTCGACGGAAGATTAGCATTTGATGATATTGTAAGGGCAACAGAAGACTTTGATGATAAGTACATCACCGGAACGGGAGGATACGGCAAAGTCTACAAGGCACAACTCCAAGACGGGCAGCTGGTTGCTGTGAAGAGGCTTCATCAGACCGAAGAAGAGTTGGATGACGAAAGAAGATTTCATAGTGAAATGGAAATCTTATCACAAATCCGACAGCGAAGCATCGTCAAAATGTATGGATTCTGCTCCCATCCAGCATATAAATTTCTTGTCTACGACTACATTCAGCAGGGCAGCCTCCACAAGATACTGGAAAATGAGGAGCTAGCAAAGGAATTGGATTGGCAGAAGAGAATTGCTCTTCCAAATGATGTGGCTCAAGCAATATCTTATTTGCACCACGAATGCAGTCCGCCTATAATCCATCGAGATATCACGAGTAACAACATCTTACTTGATACAACCTTCAAGGCTTTCGTCTCGGATTTCGGCACAGCAAGGATTCTTAAGCCTGATTCATCAAACTGGAGTGCACTAGCAGGAACGTATGGCTACATAGCTCCTG AACTGTCGTACACATCTGTTGTGACAGAGAAATGTGATGTCTATAGCTTTGGCATTGTTGTGCTAGAGCTACTGATGGGGAAGCATCCAAGGGATCTATTAGACGGTACTTTGTTAAATGGAGAACTGACTATACTGGTGCAAGATATTCTGGACCAACGGgtgacaacaccaacaacaacagaAGAGAAGAGCTTATGTCTGCTCATTAAGCTGGCCTTTTCTTGCTTGGAATCTTCTCCACAAGCAAGGCCAACCATGAGGGAGGCATACCAAATGCTCATCCAGCGACCCTCTTCTAGTTCATGTCCTGTGCCTTTCAACGCACTTACATTACAGCAAGCAAGGGATGCATATTAA
- the LOC119295641 gene encoding MDIS1-interacting receptor like kinase 2-like has protein sequence MQTLGSKPCCSTPLFYLYCLMLVSCLHLLEEAHAARHGGISLRSQRMALLHWKATLVSPPLQMSSWQENISPCNWTGIMCTAIHHSRRMPWVVTNISLPDADIGGQLGPIPPELGNLHMLNQLLLYRNQITGSIPPELGNLTMLNNLSLYENQITGPIPSELGKLLNLQVLEFAGNQISGSIPASLGNITKLVALSLSANQITGSIPKEIGNLMNLETLRLHLNQISGSIPKTFGKLQSIHDLRIFSNKLSGSLPREFGNLTNLVNLVITNNSLSGPLPANICSGGKLQDLIVASNMFNGPIPRSLKTCTSLVIIDIQLNQLTGDMSQHFGAYPHLTWMNLASNRITGHISPNLGASTQLKVLTLAHNMITGSIPRTLSKLSNLAVLRLDSNHLSGEIPPEIFSLANLYYLDLSSNQLSGSIPTQIGKLSNLENLDISGNRLDGLIPEKLGSCTKLLSLKINNNKFSGSLPGAVGNLAALQIMLDVSNNNLSGVLPQQFGKLEKLQFLNLSHTQFSGSIPYSFASMVSLSTLDVSYNNLEGPIPTARLLQNASASWFLPNKGLCGNLSGLTPCYSTLLVVHPKRNTLGLLLPIVIVVGFAIVAAIVVLIILSRNKRKPQEGVTAEARDLFSVWNFDGRLAFDDIVRPTEDFNDKYIIGTGGYGKVYKAQLQDGQLVAVKKLHQNGEELDDERRFRREMEILAQIRQRSIVKMYGFCSHLVYKFLVYDYIEQGSLHMTLENEELAKELDWQKRIALATDVAQAISYLHHECSPPIIHRDITSNNILLDTTFKAFVSDFGTARILKPDSSNWSALAETYGYIAPELSYTSVVTEKCDVYSFGVVVLEVIMGKHPRDLLGDNLPRGEQGLLVNDILDQRPTTPTTTRENSLALLIKLAFSCLESSPQARPTMREAYQTLIQEPSSNPYPVPFSALALQQVMNAC, from the exons atgcaaacactaggcagcaagcCATGTTGCTCAACACCTTTGTTCTACCTCTACTGCCTAATGCTAGTGTCATGCCTTCATCTCTTGGAAGAAGCACATGCAGCACGCCATGGAGGGATCTCGCTGAGGTCTCAGCGCATGGCCCTCCTCCACTGGAAAGCTACACTTGTGAGTCCACCGCTGCAGATGAGCTCCTGGCAGGAAAACATCAGCCCGTGCAACTGGACGGGCATCATGTGCACAGCCATTCACCATAGCCGCCGCATGCCTTGGGTAGTGACCAACATCTCCCTGCCGGATGCTGACATCGGTGGCCAGCTCG gcccaataCCCCCAGAACTAGGCAACCTCCATATGTTAAACCAACTTTTGTTGTACCGAAATCAAATCACAGGCTCAATACCCCCAGAACTAGGCAACCTCACTATGCTCAATAACCTCAGTCTCTACGAaaatcaaatcacaggcccaataCCTTCAGAATTGGGTAAACTGCTAAATCTCCAAGTATTAGAATTTGCAGGCAACCAAATATCTGGCTCTATTCCTGCCAGCTTAGGAAATATTACCAAGCTAGTAGCACTATCCCTCTCTGCAAATCAGATAACCGGTTCCATCCCCAAAGAGATTGGCAATCTGATGAACCTTGAAACTTTAAGGTTGCATCTGAACCAAATTTCAGGATCAATACCAAAAACTTTTGGGAAGCTGCAAAGCATCCATGATCTGCGAATCTTCAGTAACAAATTATCAGGTTCTCTTCCTCGAGAGTTTGGAAACCTCACAAACCTTGTTAATCTCGTGATAACAAACAACTCACTTTCAGGACCTTTACCTGCAAATATTTGTTCAGGTGGAAAACTTCAAGATCTCATTGTCGCATCAAATATGTTCAATGGCCCCATTCCAAGGAGTTTAAAGACATGCACAAGTTTGGTTATAATTGACATTCAGTTGAACCAACTAACAGGTGATATGTCTCAGCATTTTGGTGCGTATCCACATCTCACATGGATGAACTTGGCATCCAATAGAATCACTGGTCACATCTCACCAAATCTAGGAGCATCTACCCAGCTAAAAGTACTAACACTAGCACATAATATGATCACGGGTTCCATACCCCGTACCCTTTCTAAATTGTCGAACCTAGCAGTGCTAAGACTCGATTCTAATCATCTCAGTGGTGAGATTCCACCTGAAATCTTTAGTTTAGCAAATCTATATTACCTAGACTTATCATCGAATCAGTTATCTGGATCCATACCTACACAAATAGGCAAGCTAAGCAATCTAGAAAACCTTGATATATCTGGGAACAGACTGGATGGATTAATACCTGAGAAACTAGGGTCATGCACAAAACTACTGTCCTTGAAGATCAACAACAACAAGTTCAGTGGGAGTTTGCCTGGTGCGGTTGGAAATTTAGCGGCCCTGCAGATCATGTTAGATGTGAGCAACAATAACCTAAGTGGTGTGTTGCCCCAGCAATTTGGGAAGTTGGAGAAGCTACAATTTCTGAATCTATCACATACTCAGTTCAGTGGCAGCATTCCATACTCCTTTGCAAGTATGGTGAGCCTTTCAACACTTGATGTGTCCTACAACAACTTGGAAGGACCAATCCCAACAGCACGGCTACTCCAAAATGCTTCGGCAAGTTGGTTTCTTCCCAATAAAGGTCTGTGTGGTAACCTCTCTGGCCTGACACCTTGTTATTCGACTCTACTAGTTGTTCACCCTAAACGGAATACACTTGGTTTGCTTTTGCCAATTGTAATTGTGGTGGGTTTCGCCATTGTTGCTGCAATTGTTGTCTTAATAATTCTTAGTCGTAACAAGAGAAAACCACAAGAAGGTGTCACAGCTGAAGCAAGGGACCTATTTTCTGTTTGGAATTTTGACGGAAGATTGGCATTTGACGATATTGTAAGGCCAACAGAAGACTTCAATGATAAGTACATCATTGGAACAGGAGGATACGGCAAAGTATACAAGGCACAACTTCAAGACGGGCAGCTAGTTGCTGTGAAGAAGCTTCATCAGAACGGAGAAGAGTTGGATGATGAAAGAAGATTTCGCAGAGAAATGGAAATCTTAGCACAGATCCGACAACGAAGCATTGTCAAAATGTATGGATTCTGCTCCCATCTAGTGTATAAATTTCTTGTCTACGACTACATTGAGCAGGGCAGCCTCCACATGACATTGGAAAATGAGGAGCTAGCAAAGGAATTAGATTGGCAGAAGAGAATTGCTCTTGCAACTGATGTGGCTCAAGCCATATCTTATTTGCACCACGAATGCAGTCCACCTATAATACACCGAGATATCACGAGCAACAACATCTTGCTTGATACAACCTTCAAGGCTTTCGTCTCAGATTTCGGCACGGCAAGAATTCTAAAGCCCGATTCATCAAATTGGAGTGCACTAGCAGAAACGTATGGCTACATAGCTC CAGAACTGTCATACACATCTGTTGTGACGGAGAAATGTGACGTCTATAGCTTTGGCGTGGTTGTGCTAGAGGTAATCATGGGGAAGCATCCAAGGGATCTATTGGGCGATAATTTGCCAAGGGGGGAACAAGGTTTACTGGTGAATGATATTCTGGACCAACGGCCGACGACACCAACAACAACGAGAGAGAATAGCTTAGCTCTGCTCATCAAGCTGGCCTTCTCTTGCTTGGAATCTTCTCCACAAGCAAGGCCAACCATGCGGGAGGCATACCAAACACTCATCCAGGAACCCTCTTCTAATCCATATCCCGTGCCTTTCAGTGCACTTGCATTGCAGCAAGTAATGAATGCATGCtga
- the LOC119357564 gene encoding F-box/LRR-repeat protein 14-like — translation MSSSPGRSCSKKLNCSMEDLLEALLTEILNRITRTGDLNSLSFVSKQLYKIEGSQRAAIRVGSRLCTATKALTSLSARFPNLRKVEIDYSGWTPGHGNQLDNEGLSVFSSHCSSLIDLTLSFCSCIDDSGLACLAYCKTLVSLRLNSAPKITSVGLFSVAVGCTNLSALHLTDCDEIDNVEWMEYLGRDGSLEELVVKNCKGINHHDFLKFGPGWMKLQKFEFERKRGRYDSLIAIGDEVYDSSYDAHIMDIYDFCCESLMDLRLAHIETWPEAGLRVVLGKCKALEKLCLEYVLALNDNDIIVLSRSCSNLKSITLWLKLQRYSSDVSYCESRTSFTDNSLYALALNCRMLQMVDLRFTGCFVFVAFSIVKSICFVFVAHQDANFALLAMYFILALK, via the exons ATGTCCTCCTCTCCCGGTCGGTCGTGCTCAAAGAAG CTGAATTGTTCGATGGAGGACCTACTGGAGGCTCTGCTGACAGAGATTCTCAACAGGATCACCAGGACAGGTGATCTGAATTCTCTTTCCTTTGTGTCAAAGCAGCTCTACAAGATAGAGGGGAGTCAAAGGGCTGCTATCCGTGTTGGTTCCCGTCTTTGCACTGCTACAAAAGCACTGACATCATTGTCCGCCCGCTTCCCAAATCTGCGGAAAGTGGAAATCGATTACTCTGGTTGGACACCTGGACATGGAAATCAGTTGGACAACGAAGGCCTTTCTGTGTTTTCATCTCACTGTTCCTCGCTGATTGACCTCACCTTAAGCTTCTGCTCATGCATCGATGACTCTGGGCTTGCTTGTTTAGCTTATTGCAAGACACTGGTGTCTCTCAGGCTCAACTCCGCACCAAAAATAACGTCAGTTGGGCTTTTCTCGGTTGCAGTTGGCTGCACGAATCTTTCTGCCCTCCACCTTACTGATTGCGATGAAATCGACAATGTAGAGTGGATGGAATACCTTGGTAGGGATGGATCGCTGGAAGAGCTTGTAGTGAAGAATTGCAAAGGAATCAATCATCATGACTTCCTAAAGTTTGGTCCAGGATGGATGAAGCTCCAGAAGTTTGAGTTTGAGAGGAAAAGAGGAAGATATGATAGTCTTATAGCCATAGGTGATGAGGTCTATGACTCCTCGTACGATGCTCACATCATGGATATATATGATTTCTGCTGTGAGAGTTTGATGGATCTAAGGTTGGCACATATTGAAACTTGGCCAGAAGCAGGACTTCGTGTTGTCCTAGGGAAGTGTAAAGCATTGGAGAAGCTTTGCCTTGAGTATGTTCTTGCCTTAAATGACAATGACATCATTGTATTATCTCGGAGCTGCAGCAACCTTAAAAGCATCACACTTTGGCTTAAGCTGCAGCGCTACTCGAGTGATGTCAGCTATTGTGAAAGCAGGACGTCATTTACTGATAACAGCCTTTACGCTCTAGCCCTAAACTGTCGTATGCTTCAGATGGTAGACCTCAGGTTTACAGGATGCTTTGTATTTGTAGCATTTTCTATTGTGAAGAGCATTTGCTTTGTATTTGTAGCTCATCAAGATGCCAACTTTGCTTTGCTGGCCATGTACTTTATACTTGCGCTAAAATGA